From the genome of Nitrospiria bacterium:
GTCCGCCGAACAGGGGTTGAAACTCAAATCGATGACGGAGGAAGCGATGCGACCGCTCCTCCGCTACGACTGGCCCGGAAACGTCCGCGAGCTGAGAAACCTGGTCGAACGGCTGGTGATCCTGTCGCCCGACGCGGGGATCACCGAAGACGAGGTGGCCAATTCGCTCGCCGACCAGATCCCGGCCGAAGCGGCCCACCGGACGAACAACCCGAACCCGCATGCGTTGCGCGACGCCCGCGCCGAATTCGAACGGCGCTTCATCCTGCAACGGCTTCGGGAAAATCAGTGGAACATCTCCAAGACGGCCGAAGACCTCAAGATCGAGCGGACCCACCTTCACCGCAAGATCAAGCTGCTGGGCATCCAGGAAGAGGACCGGGACTGACCGCCTTGCAGGAAATACGGGCGGGCGCAGAAGGAATCCTTATTGATCCCCCGTAATCTCATTACAACGACAATCGAAAAGCTGGTGGACGGAGGCGACGGGCTGGGCCGATGGGAGGGGCGCGCGGTCTTCGTGCCGGGCGCCTGCCCCGGCGAAACGGTCCGGGCCCGGATCACATCGGTGAAGAAGGGCTACGCCGTGGCCCGGCTGGAATCGGTTCTTACGCCTTCGCCCGACCGCGCGACGCCGCCCTGCCCCGTGTTCGGATCCTGCGGCGGCTGCCAGTGGCAGCATCTTGCTTATCCCGCGCAGATCGAAGCCAAAGTAGGAATTCTCCGGGAAGACCTTCGCCGGATCGGCAAATTCACGGATCCGGAGATCCTCCCGCCCCGGTCCGCCCCCGGCCCGTTTGAATACCGGACCCGCATCCAGCTCAAAACGGACCTGACCACGGGCGAGGCCCGCATCGGCTTCTTTGCCGCGGCATCGCACCGGATCGTGCCGATCGCGGCCTGTCCCATCGCCGGGACGCCGCTGAACCGGGCCCTGTCCGCTTTTTGTTCGATCCTCACCGACCCGGCGGACCGTCCGCCGTCGTTGACCGATCTCCATCTCCATCTGGCCCCCGGCACGGGTGAAATCCAGGTCCGCTATTTCGCGGAGGACGAGCCGCAGGACCGGATGGAACGCATCTTCACGGCCGCCGAGGCGGCGCTGCCTTACGTCGTGAGCCAGGTCTACTACAGCCGCACCGGCCGCCGCTGGGTTCGAGGCCGCGATTATCTCGTCGACCGGTATCGGGACGTCCCGTTCCGGATCGGCGACCGCGCCTTCGCTCAGGTCCATGGGGCGCAGATCCCCGCATTGATCGAGACGGTGCTGGCCTTGGCCGCGCCGACCGGAAAGGAAGCGGTGCTGGAGCTTCATTGCGGGATCGGAACCTTCGGGATTTTTTTGGCCCGGGAGGCGGCCGGTCTCCTGGGCTTCGATGAAAACGAGGTCGCGATTCAAGATGCGAATTACAACGCGCGGCAACAGGGCTTGACGAATGCCCGCTTCGAGGCGAGGCCGGTGGAGCGGGCGGTCCGTGAGCGGGTCGAAAAGGGTGAAACGTTCGACCGCGTCATCCTGGATCCGCCGCGCGAGGGCCTCGGCCGGGAGACATTGCGATCGCTCATTCGGCTCGATCCCTCGAAAATCGTCTACGTCTCGTGCGACCCGGCCACGCTTGCGCGGGATCTAAAAATTCTTGCCGACGGCGGATACCGCCTT
Proteins encoded in this window:
- the rlmD gene encoding 23S rRNA (uracil(1939)-C(5))-methyltransferase RlmD, with the protein product MIPRNLITTTIEKLVDGGDGLGRWEGRAVFVPGACPGETVRARITSVKKGYAVARLESVLTPSPDRATPPCPVFGSCGGCQWQHLAYPAQIEAKVGILREDLRRIGKFTDPEILPPRSAPGPFEYRTRIQLKTDLTTGEARIGFFAAASHRIVPIAACPIAGTPLNRALSAFCSILTDPADRPPSLTDLHLHLAPGTGEIQVRYFAEDEPQDRMERIFTAAEAALPYVVSQVYYSRTGRRWVRGRDYLVDRYRDVPFRIGDRAFAQVHGAQIPALIETVLALAAPTGKEAVLELHCGIGTFGIFLAREAAGLLGFDENEVAIQDANYNARQQGLTNARFEARPVERAVRERVEKGETFDRVILDPPREGLGRETLRSLIRLDPSKIVYVSCDPATLARDLKILADGGYRLGRIRPIDLFPQTAHLETVAEMIKP